A stretch of the Notamacropus eugenii isolate mMacEug1 chromosome 2, mMacEug1.pri_v2, whole genome shotgun sequence genome encodes the following:
- the ZFP91 gene encoding E3 ubiquitin-protein ligase ZFP91, translating into MPGGTEEPRPPEQQQPELEPEQQRPEQEGAEAAAAEAAPEQEQQQQQSPPPPPAAASGASGSRVLRGGRERGRAAAAAAAAAAASRRRKAEYPRRRRSSPSARTGDAAEARQEASAAEPTPAKKSSRLSCSEKVVTTSKDPKEEKEEEDNSPLTQEVPIATPRPSRGWRSSSRTAASRQCDTENTRSSRSKTGSLQLICKSEPNTEQLEYEITEEHQSPGGVSSDEEEEEEEMLISEEEIPFKDDPRDETYKPHLEREAPKPRRKSGKVKEEKEKKEIKVEVEVEVKEEENESREDEEPPRKRGRRRKDDKSPRLPKRRKKPPIQYVRCEMEGCGTVLAHPRYLQHHIKYQHMLKKKYVCPHPSCGRLFRLQKQLLRHAKHHTDQRDYICEYCARAFKSSHNLAVHRMIHTGEKPLQCEICGFTCRQKASLNWHMKKHDADSFYQFSCNICGKKFEKKDSVVAHKAKSHPEVLIAEALAANAGALITSTDILGTNPESLGQPTDAQGLPLLPEPLGNSAPAECLLLDSEGMPKAFCSGAERVSLMADGKIFVGSGSSGGTEGLVMNTEILGATTEVLIEDSDSAGP; encoded by the exons ATGCCGGGGGGCACGGAGGAGCCGCGACCCCCGGAGCAGCAGCAGCCGGAGCTCGAGCCTGAGCAGCAGCGGCCGGAGCAGGAAGgggcggaggcggcggcggccgAGGCGGCCCCGGAGcaggaacagcagcagcagcagtcgcCGCCGCCACCCCCGGCGGCGGCCAGTGGGGCCAGCGGCAGCCGGGTGTTGAGGGGAGGACGCGAGCGGGGCCGGGCCGCAGCAGCCGCCGCGGCTGCTGCAGCCGCGTCCCGCCGGAGAAAGGCGGAGTACCCCCGGCGGCGGAGGAGCAGCCCTAGCGCCCGGACAGGAGACGCCGCGGAGGCGCGGCAGGAGGCCTCGGCGGCGGAGCCAACCCCGGCCAAGAAGAGCTCTCGTCTCTC atGCTCAGAAAAAGTAGTGACAACCAGTAAAG ATcccaaggaagagaaggaggaagaagacaaCTCTCCCCTTACACAGGAAGTTCCCATTGCTACTCCTCGGCCCAGCCGGGGCTGGCGCAGCAGCAGCAGGACCGCTGCCTCACGCCAGTGTGATACAGAGAACACAAGAAGTTCAAGATCCAAGACTGGCTCCTTGCAGCTGATCTGCAAATCAGAACCCAATACAGAACAGCTTGAATACG agatcacAGAAGAACATCAGTCTCCTGGTGGAGTAAG TagtgatgaggaggaagaggaagaggagatgtTGATCAGCGAAGAGGAGATACCCTTCAAAGATGACCCAAGAGATGAGACCTACAAACCCCACTTAGAAAG GGAAGCCCCAAAGCCACGGAGAAAATCAGGgaaggtgaaagaagagaaagaaaagaaagaaattaaagtggaAGTGGAGGTGGAGGtcaaagaagaagagaatgaaagtagGGAAGATGAGGAGCCTCCTAGGAA GAGAGGAAGGAGACGAAAAGATGACAAAAGCCCCCGGTTACCCAAAAGGAG GAAGAAACCTCCAATCCAGTATGTTCGTTGTGAGATGGAAGGCTGTGGGACTGTTCTTGCTCACCCTCGATACCTGCAA CACCACATTAAATACCAGCATATGCTGAAGAAGAAATATGTATGTCCTCATCCTTCCTGTGGACGACTCTTtaggctccagaagcagctgctgcgaCATGCCAAACATCACACAG ATCAAAGAGATTATATTTGTGAATACTGTGCTCGGGCCTTCAAGAGCTCCCATAACTTGGCAGTTCACCGGATGATCCACACTGGCGAGAAACCGTTACA GTGTGAGATCTGTGGATTCACCTGTAGGCAGAAGGCTTCCCTCAACTGGCACATGAAGAAGCATGATGCAGATTCCTTCTATCAGTTTTCTTGCAATATTTGTGGCAAGAAGTTTGAGAAGAAGGACAGTGTGGTGGCCCACAAAGCAAAAAGCCACCCAGAGGTGCTGATTGCTGAAGCTCTGGCTGCCAATGCTGGAGCCCTGATCACCAGCACAGATATCCTGGGCACTAACCCAGAGTCCCTGGGGCAACCCACTGATGCCCAGGGCCTTCCCCTTCTTCCAGAGCCCTTGGGGAACTCAGCCCCTGCAGAGTGCCTCCTGTTAGATTCGGAAGGGATGCCCAAGGCATTCTGCAGCGGGGCAGAGCGGGTTAGCCTGATGGCAGATGGAAAGATCTTTGTGGGaagtggcagcagtggaggcacaGAAGGGCTGGTCATGAACACGGAGATTCTTGGGGCCACAACAGAGGTTCTGATTGAAGATTCAGATTCTGCTGGACCGTAG